Proteins co-encoded in one Pyxidicoccus xibeiensis genomic window:
- a CDS encoding aminoglycoside phosphotransferase family protein produces the protein MVKESVSVPEAVRRRALSRGPEGEAWLAGLDAVVADLAREWGLSIARSLSGGTEAFVAEVSLADGRQAVLKVAPPGSGLAERELRTLLAARGRGYAEVYRHDRGREAVLLERLGPPLADAGLSVDAQLEVLCATLAEAWAPLPEGGHLMTGAEKARFLAELIERAWLELERPCPERVIETALRYAELRQQGFDPATAVLSHGDAHPWNTLLVPGEPAGRYKFVDPDGLFVERAYDLGILMREWTSELLRGDPLVLGGRRCRRLAALTGVDAESIWQWGFIESTSTGLHCLQVGLESGRELLTVAELWAGGLLP, from the coding sequence ATGGTGAAGGAGTCCGTGAGCGTCCCCGAGGCGGTGCGGCGCAGGGCCCTCTCGAGAGGGCCGGAGGGTGAGGCCTGGCTCGCCGGGCTCGACGCCGTCGTGGCCGACCTCGCCCGGGAGTGGGGCCTGTCGATTGCCAGGAGCCTGTCGGGCGGGACGGAGGCCTTCGTGGCGGAGGTCTCCCTGGCGGACGGCCGGCAGGCCGTGCTGAAGGTGGCGCCTCCAGGCTCGGGGCTGGCCGAGCGCGAGCTGCGGACGCTGCTGGCGGCGCGGGGCCGTGGCTACGCCGAGGTCTACCGCCATGACCGGGGTCGGGAGGCGGTCCTCCTGGAGCGGCTCGGCCCTCCTCTGGCGGATGCGGGGCTCTCCGTGGACGCCCAGCTCGAGGTCCTCTGCGCAACGCTCGCGGAGGCGTGGGCGCCGCTGCCCGAGGGGGGCCACCTCATGACGGGCGCGGAGAAGGCGAGGTTCCTCGCCGAGCTCATCGAGAGGGCGTGGCTGGAGCTGGAGCGGCCCTGTCCGGAGCGAGTCATCGAGACGGCGCTCCGCTACGCCGAGCTCCGCCAGCAGGGCTTCGACCCGGCCACCGCCGTGCTCTCCCATGGCGACGCGCATCCCTGGAACACGCTGCTCGTGCCAGGTGAGCCGGCGGGGCGCTACAAGTTCGTCGACCCCGACGGCCTCTTCGTGGAGCGTGCGTACGACCTCGGCATCCTGATGCGCGAGTGGACCTCCGAGCTGTTGCGCGGGGACCCGCTGGTGCTGGGCGGCCGTCGCTGCCGCCGTCTGGCGGCGCTCACCGGCGTCGATGCGGAGTCCATCTGGCAATGGGGCTTCATCGAGTCCACGTCCACGGGCCTGCACTGCCTGCAGGTCGGACTCGAGAGTGGGCGCGAGCTGCTGACCGTGGCGGAGCTCTGGGCCGGTGGCCTCCTGCCGTGA
- a CDS encoding amidohydrolase family protein, protein MKVDIHTHLLPEKLPRFAERYGYGGFITLDHHAPCRARMLRDDGKFFREIESNCWDPVKRIEECDATGVHVQVLSTVPVMFSYWTKPEHGLDLSRFLNDHVASAVREHPRRFVGLGTVPLQSPELAVRELERCVKELGLAGVQIGSHVNDWNLSDPALFPFFQAASELGASIFVHPWDMMGEAKMQKYWLPWLVGMPAEVSLAICSLIFGGVMERLPKLRFAFAHGGGSFPHTLGRIQHGFEARPDLVAVDNKVPPRDYLGRFWVDSLTHDADALRFIVRLFGQDKVALGSDYPFPLGEDRPGTLIESLTELEPAARERLLWRNALEWLGRSREDFAP, encoded by the coding sequence TTGAAGGTCGACATCCACACGCACCTCCTGCCGGAGAAGCTCCCCCGCTTCGCCGAGCGCTACGGCTACGGCGGCTTCATCACCCTGGACCACCACGCGCCCTGCCGCGCGCGCATGCTGCGAGACGACGGGAAGTTCTTCCGTGAAATCGAGAGCAACTGCTGGGACCCGGTGAAGCGCATCGAGGAGTGTGACGCCACCGGCGTCCACGTCCAGGTGCTCTCCACCGTGCCCGTCATGTTCAGCTACTGGACGAAGCCGGAGCACGGCCTGGACTTGTCGCGCTTCCTCAACGACCACGTGGCCTCGGCGGTGCGCGAGCACCCCAGGCGCTTCGTGGGGCTGGGCACGGTGCCGCTCCAGTCGCCGGAGCTGGCGGTGCGCGAGCTGGAGCGCTGCGTGAAGGAGCTGGGGCTGGCGGGCGTGCAGATTGGCAGCCACGTCAACGACTGGAACCTGTCGGACCCGGCGCTGTTCCCCTTCTTCCAGGCCGCCAGCGAGCTGGGCGCCTCCATCTTCGTCCACCCGTGGGACATGATGGGCGAGGCGAAGATGCAGAAGTACTGGCTGCCGTGGCTGGTGGGCATGCCGGCGGAGGTCTCGCTCGCCATCTGCTCGCTCATCTTCGGCGGGGTGATGGAGCGACTGCCGAAGCTGCGCTTCGCCTTCGCGCACGGCGGTGGCTCGTTCCCCCACACGCTGGGCCGCATCCAGCACGGCTTCGAGGCGCGGCCGGACCTGGTGGCAGTGGACAACAAGGTGCCGCCGCGCGACTACCTGGGCCGCTTCTGGGTGGACTCGCTGACGCACGACGCGGACGCGCTGCGCTTCATCGTCCGGCTGTTCGGCCAGGACAAGGTGGCGCTCGGCAGTGACTACCCCTTTCCCCTGGGCGAGGACCGCCCGGGCACACTCATCGAGTCCCTGACGGAGCTGGAGCCGGCCGCGCGCGAGCGGCTGCTCTGGCGCAATGCCCTGGAGTGGCTGGGACGCTCGCGAGAGGACTTCGCACCATGA
- a CDS encoding alpha/beta hydrolase family protein — translation MSSMWVLETPPPPADVRISYGALQHQFGDLRLPAGPGPHPVVVFVHGGFWRAKYDLEHAGHLCADLTRRGFATWSLEYRRVGHEGGGWPGTLEDVGQGTDFLRALAKEHPVDLSRVVVMGHSAGGHLALWLGARHRVPAGGPLHAEDPLRLRGVVALAGVVDLERAFHLRLGDGVVESFVGGAPSEVPERYRTASPAALQPLWLPQLLIHGTEDDTVPVSLSEAFCARGRELGDSVRCLTLPGAGHFEVIDPRSREWPQVVEAVRSLLGG, via the coding sequence ATGAGTTCGATGTGGGTCCTCGAGACGCCTCCTCCTCCCGCGGATGTGCGCATCTCCTATGGCGCGTTGCAGCACCAGTTCGGAGACCTGCGGCTGCCCGCGGGGCCGGGGCCGCATCCGGTGGTGGTCTTCGTGCACGGAGGCTTCTGGCGCGCGAAGTACGACCTGGAGCACGCCGGTCATCTGTGCGCGGACCTGACGCGGCGGGGCTTCGCCACCTGGAGCCTGGAGTACCGGCGCGTGGGCCATGAGGGCGGCGGCTGGCCCGGGACGCTCGAGGACGTGGGGCAGGGGACGGACTTCCTGCGCGCGCTGGCGAAGGAGCACCCGGTGGACCTGTCGCGCGTGGTGGTGATGGGACACTCGGCGGGAGGGCACCTGGCCCTGTGGCTCGGTGCGCGGCACCGGGTGCCCGCGGGCGGGCCGCTCCATGCGGAGGACCCGCTGCGCCTGCGCGGCGTCGTGGCCCTGGCGGGCGTGGTGGACCTGGAGCGCGCGTTCCACCTGCGGCTGGGCGACGGCGTCGTGGAGTCCTTCGTGGGAGGCGCGCCCTCGGAAGTCCCGGAGCGCTACCGCACGGCCTCCCCCGCGGCGCTCCAGCCGCTCTGGCTGCCCCAGCTCCTCATCCACGGCACCGAGGACGACACCGTGCCCGTGTCCCTGAGCGAGGCCTTCTGCGCCCGGGGACGGGAGCTGGGAGACTCCGTTCGCTGCCTCACGCTTCCGGGCGCCGGCCACTTCGAGGTCATCGACCCGCGCTCGCGCGAGTGGCCCCAGGTGGTGGAGGCGGTGCGCTCGCTCCTCGGAGGCTGA
- a CDS encoding RidA family protein, translating to MVSSSERVDSQKAPEPVGLYPHARRVGNLLFLSGVGPRERGTKKIPGVELDAEGNITSYDIEAQCHSVFRNVRYILEDAGSSWDKLVDVTVYLTNMKKDFPTYNRLWAEYFKDNPPCRTTLEINRLPTPIAIELKCIATIGDE from the coding sequence ATCGTGAGCAGCAGCGAGCGAGTCGATTCCCAGAAGGCCCCGGAGCCGGTGGGCCTGTACCCCCATGCCCGCCGCGTGGGCAACCTCCTGTTCCTCTCCGGCGTGGGCCCGCGCGAGCGCGGCACCAAGAAGATTCCCGGCGTGGAGCTGGACGCCGAGGGCAACATCACCTCGTACGACATCGAGGCGCAGTGCCACTCGGTGTTCCGCAACGTCCGCTACATCCTGGAGGACGCCGGCTCGTCCTGGGACAAGCTGGTGGACGTCACGGTGTACCTGACGAACATGAAGAAGGACTTCCCCACGTACAACCGGCTGTGGGCGGAGTACTTCAAGGACAACCCGCCGTGCAGGACGACGCTCGAAATCAACCGGCTGCCCACGCCGATTGCCATCGAGCTCAAGTGCATCGCCACCATCGGAGACGAGTGA
- a CDS encoding aldehyde dehydrogenase, whose translation MEKVLNYIGGELLPASSGTWLDKPEPATGETYAKVPDSDEPDVQRAVEAASRAFPAWSATPAIDRSRVLRRIADAIRSRMDAFARAESIDTGKPLSVASTVDIPRSILNFEFFADAVTQFSSEAHQTDNVALNYTLRSPLGVVGCISPWNLPLYLLTWKIAPALAIGNCVVAKPSEVTPMTAYLLSQVCREAGLPPGVLNLVHGLGPKVGAAMSRHPDIAAISFTGSTRTGAEIARVAAPAFKKLSLEMGGKNPNVIFADCDFDEALATTLRSSFANQGQICLCGPRIFVQRPLYERFKEALVTRTRALKVGDPLEAGTDQGALVSQQHFDKVLSYVDIAKQEGGRILTGGKRASVPGRCRNGWFVEPTLIEGLDSACRTNQEEIFGPVATLIPFDQEEEVLTWANSTKYGLAASVWTKDLQRAHRFASRLHSGIVWVNTWMLRDLRTPFGGVKDSGVGREGGWDALRFFTEPKNVCIKL comes from the coding sequence ATGGAGAAGGTGCTCAACTACATCGGTGGCGAGCTGCTGCCCGCCAGCAGCGGCACGTGGCTGGACAAGCCCGAGCCCGCCACGGGTGAGACGTACGCCAAGGTGCCCGACTCCGACGAGCCGGACGTCCAGCGTGCCGTGGAGGCCGCCTCGCGCGCCTTCCCCGCCTGGTCCGCCACCCCCGCCATCGACCGCTCCCGCGTGCTCCGCCGCATCGCGGACGCGATTCGTAGCCGCATGGACGCCTTCGCCCGCGCGGAGTCCATCGACACCGGCAAGCCCCTGTCCGTGGCCTCCACCGTCGACATCCCGCGCAGCATCCTCAACTTCGAGTTCTTCGCGGACGCCGTCACCCAGTTCTCCAGCGAGGCCCACCAGACGGACAACGTCGCCCTCAACTACACCCTGCGCTCCCCGCTCGGCGTCGTGGGCTGCATCTCCCCCTGGAACCTGCCGCTCTACCTGCTCACCTGGAAGATTGCCCCCGCGCTCGCCATCGGGAACTGCGTGGTGGCCAAGCCGTCCGAAGTCACGCCGATGACGGCGTACCTCCTGTCCCAGGTGTGCCGCGAGGCGGGCCTGCCCCCCGGCGTGCTCAACCTGGTCCACGGCCTGGGCCCCAAGGTCGGCGCCGCCATGAGCCGCCACCCGGACATCGCCGCCATCTCCTTCACCGGCAGCACCCGCACCGGCGCCGAGATTGCCCGCGTCGCCGCCCCCGCCTTCAAGAAGCTGTCGCTGGAGATGGGCGGGAAGAACCCCAACGTCATCTTCGCCGACTGCGACTTCGACGAGGCCCTGGCCACCACGCTGCGCTCGTCCTTCGCCAACCAGGGGCAAATTTGCCTCTGCGGCCCGCGCATCTTCGTGCAGCGCCCCCTCTACGAGCGCTTCAAGGAGGCGCTCGTCACCCGCACCCGCGCCCTCAAGGTCGGCGACCCGCTGGAGGCCGGCACCGACCAGGGCGCCCTCGTCTCGCAGCAGCACTTCGACAAGGTGCTGAGCTACGTGGACATCGCGAAGCAGGAGGGCGGCCGCATCCTCACCGGCGGCAAGCGCGCCAGCGTGCCCGGCCGCTGCCGCAACGGCTGGTTCGTGGAGCCCACCCTCATCGAGGGCCTGGACTCCGCGTGCCGCACCAACCAGGAAGAAATCTTCGGCCCCGTGGCCACCCTCATCCCCTTCGACCAGGAGGAGGAGGTCCTCACCTGGGCCAACTCCACGAAGTACGGCCTGGCCGCCAGCGTGTGGACGAAGGACCTGCAGCGCGCGCACCGCTTCGCCTCGCGGCTGCACAGCGGCATCGTCTGGGTGAACACGTGGATGCTGCGCGACCTGCGCACGCCGTTCGGCGGCGTGAAGGACTCGGGCGTGGGACGCGAGGGCGGCTGGGACGCGCTGCGCTTCTTCACCGAGCCCAAGAACGTCTGCATCAAGCTGTGA
- the kynU gene encoding kynureninase: MTTPYPFEDTESFARRLDAEDPLRAFRDEFLFPKGPDGKPVVYLAGNSLGLQPRNAARYIQEELEDWARLGVEGHHEGRHPWLHYHELVTEQAARLVGAKPLEVVVMNTLTVNLHLMMVSFYRPTKQRYKILVEAGAFPSDQYAVASQVRFHGFDAREAVLELKPRPGEELLRTEDILSTLDEHGHEVALVLLGSVNYLTGQAFDIPAITRTAHSKGCFVGFDLAHGAGNLAFNLHDDGPDFAVWCSYKYLNAGPGALGGVFVHERHAHSKDIPRFEGWWGHDKATRFQMGPTFDPLPGAEGWQLSNPPIFQLAALRASLELFDKAGMQALRAKSEKLTGFMEFLLDRLPPGFVRITSPRDAKQRGAQLSLRFKGEPQGMLKRLADAGIVCDFRKPDIIRAAPAPLYCSFTDVYRFVKALEAHARE; this comes from the coding sequence ATGACGACGCCGTACCCCTTCGAGGACACCGAGTCCTTCGCGCGCAGGCTGGACGCCGAGGACCCGCTGCGCGCCTTCCGCGACGAGTTCCTCTTCCCCAAGGGCCCTGACGGAAAGCCCGTGGTGTACCTGGCGGGCAACTCGCTGGGCCTGCAGCCGCGCAACGCCGCGCGCTACATCCAGGAGGAGCTGGAGGACTGGGCGCGCCTGGGCGTGGAGGGCCACCACGAAGGCCGCCACCCGTGGCTGCACTACCACGAGCTCGTCACGGAGCAGGCCGCGCGGCTCGTCGGCGCGAAGCCGCTGGAAGTGGTGGTGATGAACACCCTGACGGTGAACCTGCACCTGATGATGGTGTCCTTCTACCGGCCCACGAAGCAGCGCTACAAAATCCTGGTGGAGGCCGGCGCCTTCCCGTCGGACCAGTACGCCGTCGCGTCGCAGGTGCGCTTCCACGGGTTCGACGCGCGCGAGGCCGTGCTGGAGCTGAAGCCCCGCCCCGGCGAGGAGCTGCTGCGCACCGAGGACATCCTCTCCACGCTGGACGAGCACGGCCACGAGGTGGCCCTGGTGCTGCTGGGCAGCGTGAACTACCTCACCGGCCAGGCCTTCGACATCCCCGCGATTACGCGCACCGCGCACTCCAAGGGCTGCTTCGTCGGCTTCGACCTGGCGCACGGCGCGGGCAACCTCGCGTTCAACCTGCACGACGACGGGCCGGACTTCGCGGTGTGGTGCTCGTACAAGTACCTCAACGCCGGTCCGGGCGCGCTGGGCGGCGTCTTCGTGCACGAGCGGCACGCGCACTCGAAGGACATCCCCCGCTTCGAGGGCTGGTGGGGCCACGACAAGGCGACGCGCTTCCAGATGGGGCCCACCTTCGACCCGCTGCCGGGCGCGGAGGGGTGGCAGCTGTCCAACCCGCCCATCTTCCAGCTCGCGGCGCTGCGCGCGTCCCTGGAGCTGTTCGACAAGGCGGGCATGCAGGCGCTGCGCGCCAAGAGCGAGAAGCTCACCGGCTTCATGGAGTTCCTGCTCGACAGGCTGCCGCCGGGCTTCGTGCGCATCACCTCGCCTCGCGACGCGAAGCAGCGCGGGGCGCAGCTGTCGCTCCGGTTCAAGGGCGAGCCCCAGGGCATGCTGAAGCGGCTGGCGGACGCGGGCATCGTCTGCGACTTCCGCAAGCCGGACATCATCCGCGCGGCGCCCGCGCCGCTCTACTGCTCCTTCACCGACGTGTACCGCTTCGTGAAGGCGCTGGAGGCGCACGCCCGTGAGTGA
- a CDS encoding FAD-dependent oxidoreductase, translating to MSEQKEAVTVVGAGLVGSLLAMYLARRGYSVEVLERRPDMRREVIDAGRSINLAISTRGLHALRQVGLEAEALKHAIPMRGRMIHSARGELVYQPYGKDDSQHINSLSRAWLNKFLMTEAERTGCVRIRFKQRVSHVDFTSGALTVHDDATGETRREEGRVLFGTDGSGSAVRQELDRVQGFTASQETLGHGYKELTIPAGPGGTFQMEKYALHIWPRGTYMLIALPNEDGSFTCTLFLPWKGPVSFESLDTPARLEAFFGEQFPDAKALIPDLVDAFFSRPTGSMVTVKCAPWHVGGQALVLGDAAHAIVPFFGQGMNCGFEDCAVLDQLLGLGRHSRWEDIFADFQHLRKTNADAIADMAVENFIEMRDSTGSPRFLLEKAVEKVLLNAFPGEFVSRYTLVSFSRVPYRLAYEVGAIASGIVSELSEGLTRAEDVDLARAGKLIRERLMPFMKEHADGFRTEG from the coding sequence GTGAGTGAGCAGAAGGAGGCCGTCACCGTGGTGGGCGCGGGACTGGTGGGCTCGCTGCTCGCCATGTACCTGGCCCGCCGGGGCTACTCCGTGGAGGTGCTGGAGCGCCGCCCCGACATGCGCCGCGAGGTCATCGACGCGGGCCGCTCCATCAACCTGGCCATCTCCACGCGCGGGCTGCACGCGCTGCGGCAGGTGGGGCTGGAGGCGGAGGCGCTGAAGCACGCCATTCCCATGCGCGGAAGGATGATTCATTCCGCGAGGGGGGAGCTCGTCTACCAGCCGTATGGCAAGGACGACTCGCAGCACATCAACTCGCTGTCGCGCGCGTGGCTGAACAAGTTCCTGATGACGGAGGCGGAGCGCACCGGCTGTGTCCGCATCCGCTTCAAGCAGCGCGTCTCCCACGTGGACTTCACGTCCGGCGCGCTCACGGTGCACGACGATGCCACCGGCGAGACGCGCCGCGAGGAAGGCCGCGTGCTGTTCGGCACGGATGGCTCGGGCTCGGCGGTGCGGCAGGAGCTGGACCGGGTGCAGGGCTTCACCGCGTCGCAGGAGACGCTGGGCCACGGGTACAAGGAGCTGACGATTCCGGCGGGCCCGGGCGGCACGTTCCAGATGGAGAAGTACGCGCTGCACATCTGGCCTCGCGGCACGTACATGCTGATTGCCCTTCCCAACGAGGACGGCAGCTTCACGTGCACGCTGTTCCTGCCGTGGAAGGGGCCGGTGAGCTTCGAGTCGCTGGACACGCCGGCCCGGCTGGAGGCGTTCTTCGGCGAGCAGTTCCCGGACGCGAAGGCGCTCATCCCCGATTTGGTGGACGCGTTCTTCTCGCGGCCCACGGGCAGCATGGTGACGGTGAAGTGCGCGCCCTGGCACGTGGGCGGGCAGGCGCTGGTGCTGGGCGACGCGGCGCACGCCATCGTCCCCTTCTTCGGCCAGGGGATGAACTGCGGCTTCGAGGACTGCGCGGTGCTGGACCAGTTGCTGGGCCTGGGCCGGCACAGCCGATGGGAGGACATCTTCGCGGACTTCCAGCACCTCCGGAAGACGAACGCGGACGCCATCGCCGACATGGCGGTGGAGAACTTCATCGAGATGCGCGACAGCACGGGCAGCCCGCGCTTCCTCCTGGAGAAGGCCGTGGAGAAGGTGCTGCTCAACGCCTTCCCGGGCGAGTTCGTCAGCCGCTACACGCTGGTGAGCTTCAGCCGCGTGCCGTACCGGCTGGCGTATGAAGTGGGCGCGATTGCCAGCGGCATCGTGTCGGAGCTGTCCGAGGGGCTGACGCGGGCGGAGGACGTGGACCTGGCACGCGCGGGGAAGCTCATCCGCGAGCGGCTGATGCCTTTCATGAAGGAGCACGCGGATGGATTTCGGACTGAAGGGTAG
- the nbaC gene encoding 3-hydroxyanthranilate 3,4-dioxygenase encodes MGRLTPINFKKWIDEHRHLLKPPVGNQQVWADREFMVTVVGGPNSRTDFHINQGEEFFYQLEGSITLRVIDEGQVQDIPIMEGEIFLLPPNVPHSPQRPAGTVGLVLERRRQPQELDGFMWLCPKCGEKLYEEFVHVTNLVTQLPPIFEHFYGNPDNCTCKKCGTKVTKGGPAR; translated from the coding sequence ATGGGCCGCCTGACTCCCATCAACTTCAAGAAGTGGATTGATGAGCACCGCCACCTGCTCAAGCCGCCCGTCGGCAACCAGCAGGTGTGGGCCGACCGCGAGTTCATGGTCACCGTCGTCGGTGGCCCCAACTCGCGCACGGACTTCCACATCAACCAGGGCGAGGAGTTCTTCTACCAGCTCGAGGGCTCCATCACCCTGCGCGTCATCGACGAGGGCCAGGTGCAGGACATCCCCATCATGGAGGGCGAAATCTTCCTCCTGCCCCCCAACGTGCCCCACTCGCCGCAGCGCCCCGCGGGCACGGTGGGCCTCGTGCTGGAGCGCCGCCGCCAGCCGCAGGAGCTGGACGGCTTCATGTGGCTGTGCCCGAAGTGCGGCGAGAAGCTCTACGAGGAGTTCGTGCACGTCACGAACCTCGTGACGCAGCTGCCGCCCATCTTCGAGCACTTCTACGGCAACCCCGACAACTGCACGTGCAAGAAGTGCGGAACGAAGGTCACCAAGGGGGGCCCCGCCCGTTGA
- a CDS encoding DUF4365 domain-containing protein, which yields MLGPNDIKEQLSLAYIHAVASRAGCSVEKVGVDRDSIDLKLCARGQFVDDAALTSPELAVQLKATARASLTEDTLSFVLSKKNYDDLVAHSLVPRILVVFVMPEDEAQWFTLTPESLILRRCAYWHSLRGEPRTANGTAQTVHLSRQRLFTHDTLRELLMKVAREEALES from the coding sequence ATGCTGGGTCCGAACGACATCAAGGAGCAGCTGAGCCTTGCGTACATCCACGCCGTCGCCTCGCGGGCCGGGTGCTCCGTCGAGAAGGTAGGCGTGGACCGGGACAGCATCGACCTGAAGCTCTGTGCGCGAGGACAGTTCGTGGACGATGCGGCGCTCACGTCTCCGGAGCTGGCGGTGCAGCTCAAGGCCACGGCGCGCGCGTCCCTCACCGAGGACACGCTCTCGTTCGTCCTCTCGAAGAAGAACTACGACGACCTCGTTGCCCACTCGCTCGTTCCCCGCATCCTGGTGGTGTTCGTGATGCCGGAGGACGAGGCGCAGTGGTTCACCTTGACGCCGGAGTCGCTCATCCTGAGGCGATGCGCGTACTGGCACTCGCTTCGGGGCGAGCCCCGCACGGCCAATGGGACGGCGCAGACGGTCCACCTGTCCCGCCAGCGGCTCTTCACCCACGACACGTTGCGTGAGCTCTTGATGAAGGTGGCTCGCGAGGAAGCACTCGAGTCATGA
- a CDS encoding tetratricopeptide repeat protein: MMTRLGRVVALGVLLVLSGACRKSPEEARRAAERAVGKGMQHYKAEEYEAAVAAHSEALRHDPGFPTAYVHRGIARTKLGDLAGAEADFSEALSKSDPLRPSTYALRALARLEQGNPQGALEDIDAALAEKPGDLLLLPVRAQVRMSMGDLEGALADLAPVQPTDPKSASALGLRGIYLAALGREAEAIPAFQAAARVDPKDLWSAVWLFALGEGDTKLAEVQPEKPWSRQLAKFARGELSQEAMLDEARRTPLARDRMDRIAEVHTTAGLLAEGRKQPSEAVAHYRAVVESGLKHSNMYLWATRRLARLAQ; encoded by the coding sequence ATGATGACGAGGCTCGGCAGGGTCGTGGCGCTGGGAGTGCTGCTCGTCCTCTCCGGTGCGTGCCGGAAGTCTCCCGAAGAGGCCCGCCGAGCGGCCGAGCGCGCGGTGGGCAAGGGCATGCAGCACTACAAGGCGGAGGAGTACGAGGCGGCGGTGGCCGCCCACAGCGAGGCCCTCCGCCACGACCCAGGCTTCCCCACGGCCTATGTCCACAGGGGCATCGCGCGCACGAAGCTCGGGGACCTCGCGGGAGCGGAGGCGGATTTCTCCGAAGCCCTCTCGAAGTCGGACCCGCTCAGGCCGTCGACCTACGCGCTCCGGGCGCTCGCACGCCTCGAGCAGGGAAACCCCCAGGGGGCGCTCGAGGACATCGACGCCGCCCTCGCGGAGAAGCCAGGGGACCTGCTCTTGCTCCCCGTTCGCGCGCAGGTCCGGATGTCGATGGGCGACCTGGAGGGAGCGCTCGCGGACCTGGCGCCCGTGCAGCCCACGGACCCGAAGAGCGCCAGCGCACTGGGCCTGCGCGGCATCTACCTGGCGGCGCTGGGCCGGGAGGCCGAGGCCATTCCCGCGTTCCAGGCGGCGGCCCGGGTGGACCCGAAGGACCTGTGGTCGGCGGTGTGGCTGTTCGCGCTGGGCGAGGGCGACACGAAGCTCGCGGAAGTCCAGCCGGAGAAGCCCTGGTCCCGGCAGCTCGCGAAGTTCGCGCGGGGCGAGCTGTCGCAGGAGGCGATGCTCGATGAGGCAAGGCGCACGCCGCTCGCGAGGGACCGTATGGACCGTATCGCGGAGGTGCACACCACCGCCGGCCTGCTGGCGGAGGGCCGGAAGCAGCCCTCCGAGGCGGTGGCTCACTACCGCGCCGTCGTGGAGTCCGGGCTGAAGCACTCGAACATGTACCTGTGGGCCACGCGCCGGCTGGCGCGGCTGGCGCAGTGA
- a CDS encoding SDR family oxidoreductase, with translation MDFGLKGRRALVMGASAGLGYAIAQALGKEGATVAICSRGGDKLERAAKELGAALAVPCDLNQPGAARRLVEETVSKLGGVDVLVVNTGGPPAGGFESLTAEQWQLGFQSLWMAAVDGIQAALPGMKERKWGRIVLVTSLAAREAMPNLTISNGLRAGLLGLVKTVSNEVAQYGVTLNAVLPGFHATERMTQLGLTDEKVAPQIPARRLGRPEELAALAAFLSSEQASYITGQSIVVDGGAQRGF, from the coding sequence ATGGATTTCGGACTGAAGGGTAGGCGCGCGCTGGTGATGGGTGCGTCCGCGGGCCTGGGCTACGCGATTGCGCAGGCGCTGGGGAAGGAAGGCGCCACGGTGGCCATCTGCTCGCGCGGCGGGGACAAGCTGGAGCGCGCCGCGAAGGAGCTGGGCGCGGCGCTGGCGGTGCCCTGTGACTTGAACCAGCCTGGCGCGGCGCGGCGGCTGGTGGAGGAGACCGTCTCCAAGCTGGGCGGCGTGGACGTGCTGGTGGTGAACACCGGCGGCCCTCCGGCTGGCGGCTTCGAGTCGCTGACGGCGGAGCAGTGGCAGCTCGGCTTCCAGAGCCTGTGGATGGCGGCGGTGGACGGCATCCAGGCCGCGCTGCCCGGCATGAAGGAGCGCAAGTGGGGCCGCATCGTCCTGGTGACGTCGCTGGCGGCGCGTGAGGCGATGCCGAACCTCACCATCTCCAACGGGCTGCGCGCGGGCCTGCTGGGGCTGGTGAAGACGGTGAGCAACGAGGTGGCGCAGTACGGCGTCACGCTCAACGCGGTGCTGCCGGGCTTCCACGCGACGGAGCGGATGACGCAGCTGGGGCTGACGGACGAGAAGGTGGCCCCGCAGATTCCGGCGCGACGGCTGGGGCGGCCGGAGGAGCTGGCCGCGCTGGCGGCGTTCCTGTCGTCCGAGCAGGCCTCGTACATCACCGGCCAGTCCATCGTCGTGGACGGCGGAGCGCAGCGCGGGTTCTGA